One Dermacentor silvarum isolate Dsil-2018 unplaced genomic scaffold, BIME_Dsil_1.4 Seq6, whole genome shotgun sequence DNA window includes the following coding sequences:
- the LOC119435293 gene encoding ribonuclease P protein subunit p29: MTDPTSASDVQNVYLTSKDIKYDPPLPAQAVNYVRDFIKKHAGPYPGEPADLARYTAVLEPDVARKKRGSDQKRRRGKLLTCREKRKLGIFNVHKDKLSYASFVPIHLMWRDYFRGLVRDQVTEHSRLLKAEYTGCFLTVAESRCPSYVGARGIVVQETKNVFRLITEQNVVRTVPKAHTAFAFELDGRIYKIYGSHFRVHSFERMKAKFKTRGVVGL, encoded by the coding sequence ATGACAGACCCTACCTCTGCCAGCGACGTGCAGAACGTCTACCTGACGTCGAAAGACATTAAATACGACCCGCCATTACCGGCGCAAGCTGTGAATTACGTCCGCGATTTCATCAAGAAACATGCCGGCCCATATCCCGGCGAGCCGGCGGATCTTGCGCGTTACACGGCGGTGCTCGAGCCGGACGTAGCACGCAAGAAGCGCGGCAGCGACCAAAAGAGGAGGAGGGGCAAGTTGCTCACTTGCCGAGAGAAACGCAAGTTGGGCATCTTCAACGTGCACAAGGACAAACTGTCGTACGCGTCGTTCGTGCCCATCCATCTGATGTGGAGGGATTATTTCCGGGGTCTCGTACGCGACCAAGTGACCGAACACTCGCGGCTGCTCAAGGCCGAGTACACGGGCTGCTTCCTAACGGTCGCCGAGTCCCGCTGCCCGTCGTACGTGGGCGCCAGGGGCATCGTCGTCCAGGAAACCAAGAACGTGTTTCGTCTGATCACCGAGCAAAACGTGGTGCGTACGGTTCCCAAGGCGCACACTGCGTTTGCCTTCGAGCTCGACGGGAGGATCTACAAGATCTACGGCAGCCACTTCCGTGTTCATAGCTTCGAAAGAATGAAGGCGAAGTTCAAGACGCGCGGTGTTGTCGGCCTGTGA